From the Rhodanobacter soli genome, one window contains:
- a CDS encoding ferredoxin--NADP reductase, which translates to MADHFQLRLVDSRMLAPAVRHLVFERVDSLPLAFQPGQFLQVHFHYDDGMATKRSYSVATVGDGSSPVQRIEIAVSYVEGGAATRLLGELPVGGVIDASGPYGRFCLQEADSHPRYLLLATGTGVTPYRAMLPQIEKLLAKGDREVVLLYGARTEAELLYGEEFEAFAQTHPGFIFHGCLSREARATPRPTDRSGHVQNVLAELGPHADRDIAYLCGNPNMVDAAFAALKEFGLPVPQIRREKYISSR; encoded by the coding sequence ATGGCCGACCACTTCCAGCTCCGTCTCGTCGACAGCCGCATGCTCGCGCCCGCGGTGCGCCACCTGGTGTTCGAGCGCGTCGACAGCCTGCCGCTGGCGTTCCAGCCCGGCCAGTTCCTGCAGGTGCACTTCCACTACGACGACGGCATGGCCACCAAGCGCAGCTACTCGGTGGCCACCGTCGGCGACGGCAGCTCGCCGGTGCAACGCATCGAGATCGCGGTGAGCTACGTCGAGGGGGGCGCCGCCACCAGGCTGCTCGGCGAGCTGCCCGTGGGCGGCGTGATCGATGCCAGCGGCCCCTATGGCCGCTTCTGCCTGCAGGAAGCCGACAGCCATCCGCGCTACCTGCTGCTGGCCACCGGCACCGGCGTCACTCCCTACCGCGCGATGCTGCCGCAGATCGAAAAGCTGCTCGCGAAGGGTGATCGCGAAGTGGTACTGCTGTACGGCGCACGCACCGAGGCCGAGCTGCTCTATGGCGAGGAGTTCGAGGCGTTCGCGCAAACCCACCCCGGCTTCATCTTCCACGGTTGTCTCAGCCGCGAGGCGCGCGCCACGCCGCGCCCCACCGACCGCAGCGGCCATGTGCAGAACGTGCTGGCCGAACTCGGCCCGCACGCCGACCGCGACATCGCCTACCTGTGCGGCAACCCGAACATGGTCGACGCGGCCTTCGCCGCGCTGAAGGAGTTCGGCCTGCCGGTGCCGCAGATCCGGCGGGAGAAGTACATTTCGTCGCGCTGA